The window CGAGTGATGGAGAATCCGTCTTTGGACATGAGATCTCTTCCGCGACTTCAGTGACATAACCAATGATGACAACATTGATTTTTGGGCTACGGGATTTTGGAGGAAATTTGGTTTCCACCAAAACCATTGACGCATCCAGCTTTTGAGGCGATTTGTCATCAATTTTTACCATCTCTTCGATGATGGGATCAAACttgacatttgttgttgactCATCATCCTTTGTTGCAACAGGCTTGATGACATAATCAGATGTGGCCTCCTTTTTAGCCATAGCCTCCTTTTTAGCTAAATATGCCACTCCCTctataattttgttgagaaGTTTATTCGTCTCGGCTAAATAAATGGCATcctaatcaaaattatgataaacaACATCTAGAAATTCTTGCCATGAGCAATTAGGATTCGAGCGTCGATACTCGTGGAGCCATACGGATGCTGGATGGTCAAAAAACAAcctcacaaaaaatagacggtCAGCATCAGAAAACAAGtgataatcaaaatattcttgAATATCCAAAATCCATCTCACGGGGTTAACGCCAGAAAATCGAGGAGGAGAGTCTGGAGGAGAGTATGACGGCAAGACGGACATGGTGGTAGAAATCAATAGGAGGATGAGAACctaatgaaagcaccaatttgaTAGGAATTAACGTGAGGTTAATTCCTATGGAAGGGAAAATattgaagaagaggaaaacaACGTGACTTTGTAGAGATTTGGAGAGATTGGCGGTTTCTCCAAGAGGGAGAACCGATGGAGAGAAcgagattaataatttaattcttcattctgcttgataataataaaagactccacacatatttataatatgtgtggtACAAAAAGATCTCTATAAACtaggaaaaaaatcaaaatcaaatcaaatcctaaccactatggaaagtaaataaaatcataataactaaataatactaaaacataaataaactaaatacatATACAGAGAGAATATCAGCTCCCTTtcggaataaaatagaatattaggTCCCTATCAGCCTCTTCATTCTCAGCCATGCTTCCGCCGCCTCCGCCATGGACCGAACTGCCCGAGGATTTGACAGCGAATATCCTCCAAAGGTTGCACACTGAAGAGATACTGGAGAGTGCGCAGAAAGTGTGTACTACATGGTGGAGAGTCTGCAAGAATCCTGCCATGTGGCGCGTCATTGATTTGGATATTCGACGTCCTGCTGCCCGCAATTTGCAGAACGGTTGCAGTTGCATTCCCAATGACTACGACAAGGATCTCTGTTATTGCGCAGTCGACAAATTTGAGAACATTTGCCGTTGTGCAGTGGATCGTAGCCAGGGACAATTGGTTGAGCTAAAGCTTGCCAGTTTTGAAGTGGACTGTTTGCTAAAATACATAGCCGACCGGTATAATTCTTCCATTTGCTCCGTTTTGCTTTACCGTTTTGTTTGCttttatttcttctatttttttctttcatatttcaGAATCACTGATATGGTTTATGATCTACTCTTTTGACAGATCATGTCAGATTCGATGCCTTACACTTATAGAGTACGAATATTACGATGCACGAGTAACTAATTTGACTTTGCATATAAAAAAACTGACACAATTGGAAGAGTTGCACCTAACCATCAAGCCAATGCTCTCTCCTCAAGATTTTAAAACCATTGGCATCTCTTGCCCAATTTTGAAATCATTCACATATCACAACTGCTGGACTTTGCCTCTAGATTTTTCAGGGCATGTTGCAGCTATTGGAAAAACAATGCCTAATCTGTGCCACCTCCGACTTTGTGAACATTCGATGGAAAATAACGAACTGGAACCGATTCTCGATGGCTGCCCCAACCTCAAATCGTTTGATCTTCGGCGATGCTCGCATTTTGATCAACGAGGCAAGAGATGTTCTCATCAAATAGAAGATATGTGGCTTCATACTGACTCTATCAGCTTTAAGGATTGGATTATGAAACCGTATACACGGCAGGATAGCTATTATAGTGATCCTGAGTATGAGTGTTGtgatgattttatttcttatgaCGTTTTGCGGTCCTGAAAATGCTAAGAGACATTGGAATTCAAGTGcgttcacttttattttaagctCTTGAGTTGTGAATTATGATGctactttgttttttaaaatggtTTATTTTGGCAGTATATTAGGAGCTTAATTGCATTCCCCCCTTTTTTTAACTGGTGCAAAAGTAGCCAATGGTAGCATAATCTCTGGGATTGAAATTTGATGTAGTGATAAGGTCCAACTCTTCCAATAGTGGAAGGTCAAGCTTCAAAGCTGACTGGATCTGTCAAAAGAGTAAGAACGGTAACAACTAGAAATAAAGGTCCTAAAAGTAAGATTGCCCACACCAGGAATATTTTAGGGTGTATAAAAATCAGTAACAATCACATAAAgtactgaaaataaaaaaaatgaagttgaaaataaaagtgtGTACATGCCAAATATGGTGCAACTAATTAAagcatttgaaaaaaatacaaagtaGGATTATCCCTCACCCACTGaaccatcaaaatcttatcattttattcaagaCGAATAGTAAGAACTGTTAGAAGATATTCCATAGAATCAGGGATTTGACATGATAGTATATTATGCCTAAAATAGTAGAGTAATTATTGTaaggcaaaacacattcttaggtccttatactttagttaaaatgttaattaggtccttgtacaattttttcgttttaataggtccctatacttttcacaatatttttatcaggtcCTCGTAcgatttttcgttttagtaggtcctCAAACTTTTATCATTAACTttcattaggtccttatacaatcttttattttagagacttttttacatttatcttggataataatctaaatttaattaaacttaatgaactttttaatattccattatttaacttagcatagtctataaagataatatcatcttgttatccaataatctcaataagttgtagacaataataaaaagattaaccgtgatgattgaagattaaaatcaaagttttttttagaataactatccgaattttcaattgattatttatatttatattgaaagatacgtttccctgaatatttataatcataagataagttaaataataaaattaaaaggttcattaaatttaattaattaaatataaattattatctaaaataaaagtaaaaaaatatcttaaaataaaattttttataaggacctaataaaatttataatcaaagtataaggacctattaaaacgaaaaaaatgtacgaggatgtgatgaaatttatgagaaaggtataaggacctattaaaacgaaaaaattgtacgaggacctaataaacattttgattaaagtataaggacctaataaTGTGTTTTGCCTTATTGTAATTTAGGTTTACCATATGTAGATATTGTAGCCTATATAATCATGTAAATTATTCATtctacataattgaataaggatTACCGATTCTCCCGACCCTATATATGATTTAACATGGCCTCAGAGCA is drawn from Salvia hispanica cultivar TCC Black 2014 chromosome 6, UniMelb_Shisp_WGS_1.0, whole genome shotgun sequence and contains these coding sequences:
- the LOC125195431 gene encoding F-box protein SKIP19-like, producing MLPPPPPWTELPEDLTANILQRLHTEEILESAQKVCTTWWRVCKNPAMWRVIDLDIRRPAARNLQNGCSCIPNDYDKDLCYCAVDKFENICRCAVDRSQGQLVELKLASFEVDCLLKYIADRITDMVYDLLF